The genomic stretch ACCCATAAACAGTTCCCTTGACATCTTTTACCGCCGCCGAAATAATATTGACTATGGCTGGAAGGGTGGCTGCCGGCCATCTTTATATATATAATCAAACTGTTTTTTTAGCTCAATGTAATCAATCTGTTGGGTCAAGTTCGACTTGGCCCATCAAAGCCGGGTGCTTGCTTGTGCTTCAACCTGGGACACGGTTGTGTGTATACGCGGCTCCGCAGTCGGACTGGCCCATTAGTGAGGTGCTACGCGGTACGGATCAAACTGAGCTCAATTCATATCAGTGACAACCATGATCCTGGCCACAATCCCTCGGAAAAATCAAAAAGTTGTTCCAGCTTACTCACATGCTCAAAGTATAATTCCATGTTCTCTCGGCGTGTTCTACCATTAGTTTAGAGCTTATATAGCAAACAAACCATGTGGAAACAGTGGGCAGTTCCCATAATTCTGATTGATCCAGGTGCACTTTAGCACATTCTTAGATGGCAATACACCTCAGCAGACTGGATTATCATATGGTTGGTAGTTGGTAAAGGAAAGTCGAACTATTTAAATGCGAAATATTTTTTGCAGAACAATTTAGAGAAATGGAGATGAGCCTGAGGGACCTATATTAGATTAGAATGAATTTCGTTCCATCTTGCAGCGACGCTGCGACGGATAATTTATATGATAGTTTACACAAGTAACTCCTAGAAAAAAAATTCTATAGATACATTAATTCATACATTCTCATACAGGCCACGAGAGAATGAACAACAAATTTTACACAAAATGAATCTGGTAAACGTGGAATGTTGTACAAGAGCATCGAAGACCAGTGCTATTTACGGGTTGAGATTGTCCAGTGCCTCCAAGAGAATAGGTCTGAACCTCTTGCAATCCAGCTTCACATTCTGCTTGTCCATGAATGTATGTCTGATGAACTCAAATCCACGCTTGTGGAAAGAGATAGGGTTCTTGAAGATCTCATGGTCCCTCGGGTATTGATCGGTGAGGCTGCTCTCGTCGACACCGATAGCATACTGCTTGTACCTTAGACCCATCATCTCAGCTGGGTCACCAAAATCAATGCGGGATATCCAGTCCAGGCCGCCCCATGGCACAATCTGAATGAGTGTGGCATTCTGTGGCAAGAACACGCAGTTCGTGAGCCCAGCCCCATGGACACCCATCATCACGTCAACTGAGTTAACCAGCTTCGCGAACCCAGAGATGTCAGAGCTCACATTGGCCTCATCAATCACCACCTCAAAGCCGAGCCCCTCGGCCATCGCAATGATCTCATCAAGGTTGAGGAACATTCTTGTGCGGTGCCTCTTGATGATGAGCAACCTTGGCTTGACCCTAGGGTTCTCTCCGAGCATGACAGCGGTGTCCTTGCCCAACGAGTAAGCCCCGCGCATGAACCTGTTGAAATCAACCATTGTGACACCATGCGGCGATTTTGTTGCATCGATGGTGAACTCCATGTACGAGTGCAGGCCGACGATGGCATGCTTGAAGCAGTGCACCTGGTCATCCTTGCTAAAGTCAATAATAGGGTACTTGGACAACTTCTCGAGCACCGTGTGGTACTTGATCGTCCACCAGAGTGCCATGTCCGTTATGAGGAATTGGACCTCGCCGTTGAACTCGCTGGCGGTGGTGAAGAGCGGCACCATCACGTCGGTGAAGTCATGGAACAGGTTGCCCGTGTACCCGGTCAGTGAAAAGATCACAGCAGGCACTTCATGGTACTTGGTGCACTCGGCCGCCACTTTGCTTGATTTCACCGTCAGCTCGGTGATGTGGCTGAGGCAGAACTCGTCACCTTTCCGAGGGTAAGGCTTAATCTTCCACACCTCGTCTCTCTGTGAACCCTCAGGCTCCATGTACAAGACTGAAGTTGCCTTCGGGTGAATTCGAACATCACCACGCATCTCACACACATTTGCTCGGAAATTTGAGAAATCACACAAGGGTTTACTTCCCTGCTGCTGGGTATTACTTGCACCTGAGAAAATGGAAGATTCTTACATTATATGAGGAACGTGGTATGTTCATTAAAAAAGGGCAACATGCAAAACAGCTGGATCAGATCTAGTGGATACAGAAAGCAATGATAAGGCATCAATAATAAGAGCTGCGACACGTGATGCGAAGTAATCAATGCAAGCTACTGTGGGTGTCACTGAAAACGGCATTCGATTGATAATATAAAACTGATGATAATATAAAATTGTGTCTGGAGGTCTGGATCATGTGGATTGAAAATGGATGCTTGTAAAGTGCTCCATACCAAAGATGCTTTCAAAATTCCCAGTTACTCAGTTCAAAGGCCACTACACTGTTCTAGCTTTGTGCCCCATATAATGCTCCAGTTCAAATACCGTGTTTCTACCGCTACATAGCATGCATGTCTCGCGTTGATCTCGTGCTTCAAGTTTCGTGCTGTGTATATCATCATGTTTCGTCGTGTTTCGTAAAAGTTGGCCTGACTGGTATGGTGTGCGCGATAGTTAGCATGCCCGGTAGAAAGACTTTCTTTGAAGGTAAACAGTGGGAGAGCATCCCGCTGCAATTTTATAGAAAGACATTTCACTCTCCAGTTCTACTTCTACCACACCACAGTACACTAGTCCAGTAGCACTAGGATTTTTTAAAGAACCAGTAGTCTGGTTGTACTGCTTCTATTCTGTCATCAGAAACAGAATCAAGTTCTTAATGGAGTACTACTCAGACAACAGATAGAAACAGGGGATACACGAAATTGGCAAATCAAATAAATGAATGGGCGCTGGTCAGGCAATGCACAAGAAATGGATAAATCGAATAAATATCGATACCTTGCTGCTTAGCAGTTCCGGCGTCTGGCTCGATGTATTATCTAGTAAGGCTGGAGGTATAACCTTGTTTTCGAAAAAAATAGAGCCATGGCCGGTATCACTGAAAACTGCATCAGATTGATACTATACAATTGTGTCTGGAGGTCTGGGTCCTGTGGATTGAAAATGGATACTTGTAAAATGCTCGATACTACCGAAGATgcttttaaaattccaagttactCGGATCAAAGGCCAGTACAGTGTTCTAGCTCGTGCCAATATAACGCTCCAGTTTGAACACAGCGTTTCTACCATGCATGTTTCTGGCATCGATCTCGTGCTTCAAGATTCGTGCTGTGCTATATCATCAGGTTTCCGCCTGTGTTCCGTAAAAATTGGACTGACTGATATGGTGTGCACGATAGGTAGCATGCACGGTAGAAAGACTTTTTTGAAGATAAACAGTGGGAGAGCATCCCGCTTCAATTTTATAGAAAGGCATTTCACTCTCCAGTTCTCAGTACCACCAGTCCACTAGCACTACCATTTTTTAAAGAACCAGTGGTCTGGTTGTACTTGTTCTATTCTGTCATTAGAAGCAGAATCAAGTTCTTCATGGAGTACTAGTACTACTCTCTGACAGCAGAGCCATTCCGCAGATGGAAACAGGGGATAAACGAAATTGGCAGATCAAATAAATGAATGAATGGGCGCCTGTGTGTCAGGCAATGTACAAGAAACGGATAAATGCGGCCGGTACCTTCTTGCTTAGCATTGGAGGGGTCGTCGGCGTCGTGAATGGTGTAATTGGAGACGGTTGGGAGCGtgaccttcttctccttgtctttCCTCTCCTCGCCTGCGCACATATCCAACCCATTCCACATTTCAGACCAAACATCGGAACAGCAGGAAAGAACATGCAACGACTCGGCTCGGTTTCGAGGGTCAAATCACGGATCCGTTAGCAATCGGAAGACTAGTACGAGACTGTTTGCA from Lolium rigidum isolate FL_2022 chromosome 4, APGP_CSIRO_Lrig_0.1, whole genome shotgun sequence encodes the following:
- the LOC124707847 gene encoding alpha-1,3-arabinosyltransferase XAT3-like isoform X2, with product MMKERPSSKLVRGARQESRRFRLLVIVVGFFLVSLTFVVVSKPEAILFGLSGKLPVDEAPASILIQQPVDKQAPVVASKKIPTGALGGDPKVVDDEADVKPKEIRDGKEEENNVLSEPDPASGMTDPTHNRDGSGHKSDSEMLGEERKDKEKKVTLPTVSNYTIHDADDPSNAKQEGASNTQQQGSKPLCDFSNFRANVCEMRGDVRIHPKATSVLYMEPEGSQRDEVWKIKPYPRKGDEFCLSHITELTVKSSKVAAECTKYHEVPAVIFSLTGYTGNLFHDFTDVMVPLFTTASEFNGEVQFLITDMALWWTIKYHTVLEKLSKYPIIDFSKDDQVHCFKHAIVGLHSYMEFTIDATKSPHGVTMVDFNRFMRGAYSLGKDTAVMLGENPRVKPRLLIIKRHRTRMFLNLDEIIAMAEGLGFEVVIDEANVSSDISGFAKLVNSVDVMMGVHGAGLTNCVFLPQNATLIQIVPWGGLDWISRIDFGDPAEMMGLRYKQYAIGVDESSLTDQYPRDHEIFKNPISFHKRGFEFIRHTFMDKQNVKLDCKRFRPILLEALDNLNP
- the LOC124707847 gene encoding alpha-1,3-arabinosyltransferase XAT3-like isoform X1 yields the protein MMKERPSSKLVRGARQESRRFRLLVIVVGFFLVSLTFVVVSKPEAILFGLSGKLPVDEAPASILIQQPVDKQAPVVASKKIPTGALGGDPKVVDDEADVKPKAEIRDGKEEENNVLSEPDPASGMTDPTHNRDGSGHKSDSEMLGEERKDKEKKVTLPTVSNYTIHDADDPSNAKQEGASNTQQQGSKPLCDFSNFRANVCEMRGDVRIHPKATSVLYMEPEGSQRDEVWKIKPYPRKGDEFCLSHITELTVKSSKVAAECTKYHEVPAVIFSLTGYTGNLFHDFTDVMVPLFTTASEFNGEVQFLITDMALWWTIKYHTVLEKLSKYPIIDFSKDDQVHCFKHAIVGLHSYMEFTIDATKSPHGVTMVDFNRFMRGAYSLGKDTAVMLGENPRVKPRLLIIKRHRTRMFLNLDEIIAMAEGLGFEVVIDEANVSSDISGFAKLVNSVDVMMGVHGAGLTNCVFLPQNATLIQIVPWGGLDWISRIDFGDPAEMMGLRYKQYAIGVDESSLTDQYPRDHEIFKNPISFHKRGFEFIRHTFMDKQNVKLDCKRFRPILLEALDNLNP